The following coding sequences lie in one Vibrio sp. ED004 genomic window:
- a CDS encoding methyl-accepting chemotaxis protein, translating to MVFSVVLAIAVTSAILLFMGYKTFQNNSWQAIESESRNTLHAHAKGISDWFHDKKQAVHGLKQQVQLNPSLDIVPHLRQTLVSGGFGLSYYGNKEGEMFRHDPSLNKAGYDPRVRGWYKETLAQNKAVTTKPYVSVTMQALVVTLTDPVTENGSIIGVVASNLALDKLIEDVLAIQVPGNGRAILIDKEGTVVAHQNKEFILKQVTEIAPELSVSGLNSAAQNLTTIFTQVDGSERVLMAEPIKGTDWLLVIEMDKEVLEQPLFDMLISQITTGLIVLIVMAAATSWFVARQLVELGRVSEALADIAEGEGDLTQRLQVSSKDEVGQLADKFNVFVDRLHGMMTNVTQVSTAMNNGAEHANSSALKRSDSVSRQQDEITMVATAVTEMATATSEIAANADNTAKSATHSVELSEQGFQQMAKSQSSINELATELTSAVSIISELEEHGQQIASILATIREIAEQTNLLALNAAIEAARAGEQGRGFAVVADEVRVLSQRTHASTEEIEDKIKRLQQATNGAVKVMTQSHDMAKTSVHDVDMAGESLAQIREAIQMISDMATQIASAAEEQSLVTAEINANTESVREVSDVMALDATDAVSQADQLSHLASDLKQELSRFKL from the coding sequence ATGGTTTTCTCTGTAGTTTTGGCGATTGCAGTGACATCTGCCATTCTTCTTTTCATGGGTTATAAAACCTTTCAAAACAACAGCTGGCAAGCAATAGAAAGTGAGAGTCGTAACACACTGCATGCACACGCGAAAGGGATCAGTGATTGGTTTCACGATAAGAAACAAGCAGTGCATGGCTTAAAGCAACAAGTGCAGCTAAACCCTTCCTTAGATATCGTACCTCATTTGCGTCAAACTCTTGTATCTGGTGGCTTTGGGTTAAGTTATTACGGTAATAAAGAGGGGGAAATGTTCCGTCATGACCCTTCGCTTAATAAAGCGGGCTATGACCCAAGAGTCCGAGGTTGGTACAAAGAGACTTTAGCTCAGAATAAAGCCGTCACTACAAAGCCGTATGTTAGCGTCACAATGCAAGCGTTAGTGGTAACACTTACTGATCCTGTCACGGAGAATGGCTCGATCATCGGTGTTGTTGCATCTAATTTAGCATTAGACAAACTGATCGAGGACGTATTGGCGATTCAGGTTCCGGGTAATGGACGTGCGATTCTCATTGATAAAGAAGGTACGGTCGTTGCTCACCAAAATAAAGAGTTCATTCTCAAACAAGTGACTGAGATTGCGCCTGAACTTAGTGTTTCTGGTTTGAACAGTGCCGCACAAAATCTAACGACGATCTTTACTCAAGTTGATGGTAGTGAACGAGTGCTAATGGCCGAACCTATTAAAGGCACGGACTGGCTACTTGTGATTGAAATGGACAAAGAGGTTTTAGAACAGCCGTTGTTCGACATGTTGATCAGCCAAATTACTACCGGTTTGATTGTCTTGATCGTGATGGCAGCTGCAACGTCTTGGTTTGTTGCTCGACAGCTGGTGGAGTTAGGACGAGTGAGCGAAGCGCTGGCGGATATTGCTGAAGGCGAAGGTGATTTAACGCAGCGCCTTCAAGTCTCAAGCAAAGACGAAGTAGGGCAACTCGCTGATAAGTTTAATGTGTTCGTAGACCGACTTCATGGAATGATGACGAACGTGACACAAGTTTCAACTGCAATGAACAATGGTGCAGAGCACGCTAATAGCAGCGCGTTGAAGCGAAGTGATAGCGTTAGCAGGCAGCAAGACGAAATAACCATGGTAGCAACCGCTGTGACAGAAATGGCGACAGCGACCTCTGAAATTGCCGCTAACGCTGATAACACAGCCAAAAGCGCGACTCACTCGGTTGAATTGAGCGAGCAAGGCTTCCAGCAGATGGCAAAAAGCCAATCATCAATTAATGAACTAGCAACCGAGCTTACAAGTGCTGTGTCTATCATTAGTGAGTTGGAAGAACACGGTCAGCAAATTGCCTCTATCTTAGCGACAATACGTGAAATAGCTGAGCAAACTAACTTGTTAGCGCTTAATGCAGCGATTGAAGCCGCTAGGGCTGGCGAACAAGGTCGTGGCTTTGCTGTGGTCGCTGATGAGGTTCGAGTGCTGTCTCAACGAACTCATGCTTCAACAGAAGAGATCGAAGACAAAATCAAGCGATTGCAACAAGCGACCAATGGTGCGGTGAAAGTAATGACACAAAGCCATGATATGGCTAAGACAAGCGTGCACGATGTAGACATGGCGGGAGAGAGTTTGGCTCAAATCCGTGAGGCAATTCAGATGATAAGCGATATGGCGACTCAGATCGCTTCTGCTGCTGAAGAGCAATCACTGGTTACTGCGGAAATTAATGCCAATACTGAGTCTGTACGTGAAGTGAGTGATGTTATGGCACTTGATGCCACTGACGCTGTTTCGCAAGCGGATCAGCTCAGCCACTTAGCCAGCGATTTGAAGCAAGAGTTGTCACGATTCAAGCTTTAA
- a CDS encoding lipase gives MKPLKRYQYERYAVLCNLAYPRVFKQTRYGFDPNGQRIIKNQFGKTMIRVLWSSDKDEVVVVIKGSHSVSDWLLNFALWTRSCKRIGLNYRVHAGFYHLMFQESQPNRNEDKLGLTVIERLEATLIPLLEQGKRISITGHSSGGAIGCVFADYFEQKYPGCIKRIVTFGQPAIGDWSFRKHYRLSKKTYRICCDIDIVTFMPPVPLLYWHVGKVLWLYNGRIYENTPTVIRLGRSIFSWLIRPFSYHLMSKYIRNKDFFDKH, from the coding sequence GTGAAACCATTAAAACGATACCAATATGAACGCTACGCCGTTCTTTGTAACCTCGCCTACCCTAGAGTTTTTAAGCAAACTCGCTATGGTTTTGATCCTAATGGACAGCGCATCATCAAGAATCAGTTCGGCAAAACCATGATTCGCGTGTTGTGGAGCAGCGACAAAGACGAAGTGGTTGTGGTTATTAAAGGGTCACACAGCGTGTCAGACTGGCTGCTTAACTTCGCCCTATGGACAAGAAGCTGCAAAAGGATTGGACTCAATTACCGCGTGCATGCTGGCTTCTATCATCTGATGTTTCAGGAAAGCCAACCAAACCGTAATGAAGATAAGCTTGGCTTGACGGTAATTGAACGCTTGGAAGCGACTCTCATCCCGCTTTTAGAACAAGGAAAAAGAATCTCTATTACTGGTCACTCATCCGGTGGTGCTATTGGTTGTGTGTTTGCTGACTACTTTGAGCAAAAATATCCAGGCTGCATTAAGCGAATCGTCACCTTTGGGCAACCTGCGATTGGTGATTGGAGTTTTCGAAAGCACTATCGCTTGAGTAAGAAAACCTACCGTATTTGTTGTGACATCGACATCGTAACCTTCATGCCGCCCGTACCTTTATTGTATTGGCATGTAGGAAAGGTGCTTTGGCTATACAACGGCAGAATCTATGAAAACACTCCAACTGTTATTCGCCTTGGACGTTCTATTTTTAGTTGGTTGATAAGACCTTTTTCTTATCACTTGATGAGCAAATATATCCGCAACAAGGATTTCTTTGATAAACACTGA
- a CDS encoding citrate lyase ligase, whose product MSKNLRLAELYVQKKDYKKATSHIEELVYKFKKNEFCFMLLNLYLMNDDSEKSKELEVSLDSTSESTNLVKSLDILNSSVNDSDKVAFIKSYIETKGASSVLIDVKSGGEYLTKLSKEELDLINNTKLYLKQRRDWSRRNSPPTYIKSLYSKDEQNKIDELFSDVLPIVRATKVSLSDHDSSVISVKNGFRATTGQPETSDRRVLFLGASTTFSYGMSDKNTIVSQVQKNINKVTDNVRVENHGVLGMNLLLAMNNLVQTEIKQGDVIVFFNFDEFKNVEDSDVFSIDLNDVDRGSDFFIDLNARHCHYSPRGNKVMGELITNKLIPVLKSKSEPVPPQFDLDHRMLCVLEKFKYFLFRHTAQALESCEMQSYLELLEQHAIDNEGVIGSVAVNCNPITKGHLHLIEHAARSVDKLFIFVIEEDKSFFKFEDRLHLVAESTKHLENVTVLRGGKFICTELTYPDYFDKDTTEAKADASMEAWFFCEYIAKTLNITKIFLGDEPKCMITKQYNEKMQELLPEYGIEVDIIDRIATNGDVISASKVREFLASRDFSSIEAIVPKPTYQFLKENY is encoded by the coding sequence ATGTCTAAAAACCTTAGACTTGCTGAGTTATATGTACAAAAAAAAGACTACAAAAAAGCAACTAGTCATATAGAAGAGTTAGTCTACAAATTCAAAAAAAATGAATTTTGTTTCATGTTATTGAACTTATATTTAATGAATGATGACTCAGAAAAATCAAAAGAGCTTGAAGTTTCATTAGATTCCACAAGTGAAAGTACTAATCTTGTAAAGAGTTTGGATATCCTAAATTCAAGTGTAAACGATTCTGATAAAGTGGCCTTTATCAAATCGTACATTGAGACCAAAGGAGCATCTTCAGTTCTCATCGATGTTAAAAGTGGAGGAGAATATTTAACTAAGTTGTCTAAAGAGGAACTGGACCTTATTAACAACACAAAGCTCTATCTTAAGCAGCGAAGAGATTGGAGTCGCAGAAATAGTCCACCAACTTACATCAAATCACTCTATAGCAAAGATGAGCAGAACAAAATTGATGAGTTGTTTAGTGATGTGCTGCCTATTGTAAGAGCGACCAAAGTATCTTTATCTGATCATGACAGCTCAGTTATATCAGTAAAAAATGGGTTTAGAGCAACCACAGGTCAACCAGAAACATCAGATCGCCGAGTGCTTTTCTTAGGGGCATCAACAACTTTTTCGTATGGTATGAGTGACAAAAATACGATTGTCAGTCAGGTTCAGAAAAACATTAATAAAGTAACCGATAATGTTAGAGTTGAAAATCATGGCGTACTAGGGATGAATTTGCTTCTAGCAATGAATAATTTGGTACAAACTGAGATCAAGCAGGGTGATGTAATTGTTTTTTTCAACTTTGATGAATTCAAAAATGTTGAAGATTCGGATGTATTTTCGATTGATCTTAATGATGTTGACCGAGGTAGCGACTTTTTCATTGATCTAAACGCGCGTCATTGTCATTACTCTCCTAGGGGAAATAAGGTAATGGGAGAGCTCATAACAAATAAGTTAATACCTGTTTTGAAAAGTAAAAGTGAGCCTGTACCGCCTCAATTCGACTTAGATCATAGAATGTTGTGTGTCCTAGAAAAGTTCAAGTACTTTTTATTTAGGCATACTGCACAGGCGCTTGAATCATGTGAAATGCAGTCTTACTTAGAATTATTAGAGCAACATGCTATAGATAATGAAGGTGTCATCGGCAGTGTAGCTGTCAACTGTAACCCAATCACTAAAGGTCATTTACACTTAATAGAGCACGCAGCAAGAAGTGTCGATAAGTTGTTCATTTTTGTTATTGAAGAAGACAAATCGTTCTTTAAGTTCGAAGATCGTCTTCATTTAGTCGCAGAGAGCACGAAGCACCTAGAGAATGTCACGGTGCTCCGAGGAGGTAAGTTTATCTGTACAGAGCTAACTTACCCTGATTACTTCGATAAAGACACCACAGAAGCCAAAGCAGACGCTTCAATGGAAGCATGGTTCTTCTGTGAGTACATAGCCAAAACGCTTAACATTACTAAGATTTTCTTGGGTGATGAGCCTAAGTGTATGATCACCAAACAGTACAATGAAAAAATGCAAGAGTTACTTCCTGAGTACGGTATTGAGGTTGATATTATTGACCGAATTGCAACGAATGGTGATGTGATTAGTGCTTCTAAAGTTAGGGAGTTTTTAGCTAGTAGAGATTTCAGTAGTATAGAAGCAATTGTTCCCAAGCCTACATACCAATTCTTAAAAGAAAATTATTAA